caaccccttggaTGAAGCTAATAGTTTATGCTTTAAAGTTTTAACCTGTTTGTTAGTGAAATATGCAATGGCATTCTACTATATCGATTTAACTTCACTTCTATCATTTTCCAGCTTCAGtttgcatccattctgcaataaaAGTAATCATTTATTTTATGGAGAACTTAAGACTACGGAAAAGACATCTGAACACCCGGACTACCATATGAGTGATGGACTAGGCTTCGACCCCAGTGACAACGCTTTCGACTACTATTTTTGTGTTGACATGCAGAATGTTGTGTGTTATCCTAAGCCGGATGAATTCAACCCATGTGAAGACATAATGGGCTACAACTTTCTCCGGATCCTCATATGGTGTATTAGCATTTTGGCCATCACTGGAAATGTGATAGTGCTGATCATTTTGCTAACCAGTCAGTCAAAATTTACAGTTCCTAAATTTTTGATGTGCAATCTGTCGTTTGCAGACTTCTGCATGGGAATTTACCTGTTGCTCATCGCATCTGTGGATATAAAAACCAAAAGTCAATATTATAATTATGCTATAGACTGGCAGACCGGAGCAGGATGTCATGCAGCaggattttttacagtgtttgccAGTGAGCTTTCAGTTTACACACTCACAGCTATAACCTTGGAAAGATGGCACACCATCACCTATGCCATGCAGTTGGACCGCAAAGTTCGCTTTCGGCACGCCTTCATCATCATGATTTCTGGCTGGATATTTGCATTCGTTGTGGCTTTGCTCCCTATTATTGGAGTTAGTAGTTACATGAAGGTTAGTATTTGCTTACCCATGGACATTGAAACTCTACCGTCACAAGCATACATTATCTTCTTACTAGTGCTTAATGTATTGGCGTTTGTGGCTATTTGTATCTGCTACTCCCATATATACATCACTGTACGGAATCCCGATATCATCTCTTCGCACTCTGATACGAAGACTGCAGTACGTATGGCCATACTAATATTTACAAATTTTCTGTGCACGGCTCCCATTTCCTTTTTCGCCATTTCCGCGTCACTCAAGGTCCCTCTAATAACTGTCTCCAACTCCAAGATACTGTTAGTTCTTTTTTACCCTATCAATTCATGCGCTAATCCATTTTTGTATGCCTTCTTCACAAAAGCTTTTCGGAAAGACTTCT
The genomic region above belongs to Bufo gargarizans isolate SCDJY-AF-19 chromosome 4, ASM1485885v1, whole genome shotgun sequence and contains:
- the LOC122935510 gene encoding follicle-stimulating hormone receptor-like yields the protein MAFMAASLSVDTNMAKSGDISKTQVSSLPQHGLDAVKKLIANHAYNLKKLPPLEMFSDLIEANLTYPSHCCAFENWKKQKSFSLHPFCNKSNHLFYGELKTTEKTSEHPDYHMSDGLGFDPSDNAFDYYFCVDMQNVVCYPKPDEFNPCEDIMGYNFLRILIWCISILAITGNVIVLIILLTSQSKFTVPKFLMCNLSFADFCMGIYLLLIASVDIKTKSQYYNYAIDWQTGAGCHAAGFFTVFASELSVYTLTAITLERWHTITYAMQLDRKVRFRHAFIIMISGWIFAFVVALLPIIGVSSYMKVSICLPMDIETLPSQAYIIFLLVLNVLAFVAICICYSHIYITVRNPDIISSHSDTKTAVRMAILIFTNFLCTAPISFFAISASLKVPLITVSNSKILLVLFYPINSCANPFLYAFFTKAFRKDFYTLMSKLGCCKSQAYIFRTETSSSNLNSRNGHYIAGQKNSTGSVYTLVTLNNQS